Sequence from the Nymphaea colorata isolate Beijing-Zhang1983 chromosome 9, ASM883128v2, whole genome shotgun sequence genome:
CATAATAACACGATATTGCTTGAAACACGAACACTGTATTTTTGGCACATACTCTATTATTATTCTCCTTGTCAAATATCTTCTCAGGGAAATGCCGTTCTGGGAACCCTGGTGAGCGTTGCGGTCCAAGCAGTATTTGGCAGCATTTTCGATGGTAAAGGTATAGGTGAGTGGCTTGGCGATGGGGCCGGAGAAGATAACGACGTTCAAGATGGCGACGACGTCGGCGACGGCGTCGACCACGACGACTTCGGCGATGACATGAGCACCTTCGGCCAGCCGCCTGGCTTCGGCGGTTACGTTGATAGTGCCTTACATGCGGAGGCTAGATCTTTGGCTTTCGAGCATATGGCAAGAATGGGCGACGGTGCCTGACCGACCTTTTTCCCTCAACTGTGTCGCTGTAATAAAGGAACCTATAGTGCGCCGTGTCGTTTTAATTTGAATAACTTGCCATGACGACTGCTGATGTCTACTTGTTCGTGTGTAGTTTTTCTTCCATTCCGCGAGGTGTTGTCACGTATCTGGATTTGATGTAATTTGCTTTTCATTCTTATACATGCTCAATCCGAGTGATTAAGTGCTGGACATATCTTTGATAAATTTTCTTGAATTATATTCAGAAGAcggattttttttatgcatgcaAAGCCAACAATAACTAAGCCACATTGTTGGACGAGTCCCAAGGACTcttcactcaattttttttggttttgaaattaagaactttaCGTTGAAATTTTCTGCAttgacaaaaaaagaatatgCGCCTTTTGTATACACAACCAACATATATAAAGTCGTGTATCAGCAACAATAAACTATAAGGCCAGCAGCATATACATTAGCCAATACTTAATAAGCAACATTATAGATATAGCACGGTGCATGGCGAACCGGATAAACCGTCCGCGGATCAAGTCCCTACCTCAAAtcaagaagggaaaaatcatTAACACAAAAGGCAATTTTTATTAACTTAGGTTCTGTTTGATAGCCCTGGGTCTAAGATCGGGGGCTTATTTAAGTTGCTCATATTATAGATCCGTGAATCTTGAGAACTGAGGGCTTTAAAAAACATTGTTGACTCCCATAGATCATGCCTCTACGAAAGGACAATTCCAAGCCGACTCGAAAGTATCCCAGTAGACTCGCTGAATTGGCcaccaatgtttttttttttttttttggatgctACAAAGTTTCATGCTTGTACGGgtctaggggtgggcatcgggctagACCGGCCCGATGTCCTACCCATTGGGCTCGGGCCCAACCTGGCTTGGCCCAATGTCCAACCCAGCAGGCTCGGGCCCAATggagttataatgaaaaactatttttaaaatataaaataaaatttttttatataaaatataattttcataataaatatatattatttttattaataaataattttaaaaattaatcgAGCCTGCCGTGATCGTTTGTTTGTGTCGTTTTCTATCTTGGGCCTGTCCTGGAattacaaatttgaaagacAGAACTTGACATTGCGTTGGTTGACATTTCGTGCCTTTGACATTGTCATACTGGTTTTATGCTTTGGTATTAGCTTTTATTCTTAAatacatgttatttttatattgcaTATATGGTTTGAATGTCGACAACGAAACCCCAATTTCTTATGTCTGTGTGATGTTATGCTTATGTGTTTGGCTATATCTTATGCTTATATGATGTTATGCATATATGCTTAGCTATATCTTATATGTTATGCTTATGTGGCTGATTTATGTGATGTTTGTTCCTATAGCCGTATTAACCACAGGTCCTCAGATGTTTGTTAAAAATTCAGCTATTCTTCATATAATAGCTATTAAGCATAAGCAGATAAACTATGTCTGACTGAATTGTAAGAATTGGACTCGTTTATACTCAACTCAGCATGACTACATgatgaatgttgaattataataagaaaatagttAAACAAATAGCaattaaatgagtcaagcaaGTTAAACAAGGTTAAAAAAAGAGGGGGGGGGgcatgcttaacataaatgagttgagttcaaggtcgagttgagcttgagctggcccaactcgagctcgattgGGGGTAACAAAGGGCTGAAATTGGAAAATACTTGAATTGgtctttattttgttctttacTCTCTTTCGTATAggcagaaaaggaagaaaaacttCACCCTATTcaggagagagaaagttgtcGTGCACGGTGCACAATACAGGAGGaaaggacattttggtaatttgttttaaaaaaattttctatactcttgttttcctttttaaaaattttcgttttttttctaAGCATGAACTaaggggtattttagtcattaaccatactagcGCACGAGAATACAAGTGTACTAATAAGTTCATGAACTTCAATTTCTTATGGgatgtttatgtttttcatGAACCAAGTTGGATTACTTATTTAAAGATAAGAAAGAACTTGCCATAGAAATTGATGTTTTGGCTGGCAGTAATGTGTCCATGTAACAACGGAGATGCTCTGGAACATTAAACATTCATCAGCACAGAAAAACATTAGTCTCTATGAAAAAGCCGGTAAGCTATTTTCAGGCGTGCGACTAACTACTCCAGCAGCTAGCCGGTGCCTGTTTTGAAGTAAAGAAATCGAGGTGTACTAATTGCTTCAGCCTTTTGGTAACCAATTTAGATCAGCAACCACATTACTAGATTTCTCCTGTGTGCCTGGTTAGCATCATAATATCAGAATAAAGAGATTTTTGGACAGTAACAGCAGGAGGATGCAAAGCAAACCACCAAGCTGTTTGAAGCTTGTATAGGCTGAGCATGTCACCAGCATAGGTGCTGCGGCTGGTGGACTAGACAAACGCAATCCAGTACAGCGCAAATCAAAACTCCGCCAGTTTGCTATCCTCAATCTATTTCATGAGAACTGAAAAATATGATGACTAGAGACAAACTATAACTGAATTGGATTACCTCATACCTTGCAACATCTTGTGAAAATGGTGCTTGTATTACTTCACCCACCACATCAGGAGCCTGCATCTTATCAGAAATAATGGTGCCCGAGTCCATTACTAAGATCTACGACCTGCAAACGCTAGACCTTACCAACAGTGATGTACAGAGAGTTCCTGATAGAATTTCTTCTTTGGGTGCTTTGAGACATCTTGACATAAGAGGAACATTTCTACTAAAATACCTGCCAAAAGGTATCGGGAAGCTAACTTGTCTGAGGACACTGAATAAGTTTGTTGTTGGTAGCAACTTAGGTGATGGGAGGGGAAGCAAATTATGGGAGTTGCACGACTTGAACAGTTTAAGAGGACACTTGACCATCGAGCACTTGGAAAGGGTTGATAACATAGAAGAGGCTAAACAAACTCAATtaagtagaaaagaaaacctGCGAAGTTTGATGCTATTTTCAGAAAATACATCTTCTCGGGAGAAAGTGGAGCCTCTTTACGAAGAGCTCCAGCCTCCAGAAGgcctcattgaattaagtataATATGCTATGCAGGCGTTAACTTTCCCACTTGGATGAGCTCCAAAATATACTATTGTCTGGAGGAAATCACTTTCTGTGATTGCAAATTCCTGGAGTCATTGCCCAGCTTAGGCCATTTGCCCAATCTCTTGAGACTAGAAATAAGTGGTGCTGAAAGGGTTAAGGATTTTGACGTTACTTCAAACCACGTTGGTGGAACAGCTGTATTtccaaaactagaaaaattgaagttgaTAGACATGTTGAACCTGGAGGAGTTTTTGTTTGATGCAGGTATAGAAACCATGCCATGCCTTCGATGGTTAAAGGTCTCTTTCTGCCCAAAATTAAGGGTGCTGCCATTCTTTCCGGCTCTTGAAGAACTAAGTATAAGAGGTGTGGAGGAATGGAAAGGATGGGCCATCAAAAAGGATGTAGAGATGCCTTGTTTGAAAAGAATGGATATTGATGGCAGGCCTCGTTCAAATTTGAAGTGCTTACCCAATTGTCCAAGTTTAGAGGACATGACAATCAGTCATTGCCATCAGCTGGCTGAATTGCCACATTCTCGTTTCGTAGAAAGATTGTCAATACAGAACTGCTACAGAGCTTGCTCAATGTTGGATTCAACATTTAAAATGGAGAAACTAAAGCACCTAGAGATCATCAATTCACCTAATCTAGCCCCATTGCTTGGAGGGATTCAAGATATGAAAGAACTGAAGTCTTTGGTTGTATGTGGTATGTCGAAATTGCAACAATTATTGAATAAAAGCCCCCTTGATTTGCACAAACTTGAGTCTGTGAGAATCGAGGACTGCCGCCAATTGGTTTCACTTCCACATGGATTGCGCCTCAacagattgaagaaattgacCTTAAAGGATTTGCCTCAACTTACTTCCTTGCCTTCTATGCTTTTGGATAACATGAAAGCGCTAGAAGTGCTGGAACTTGGTCCGAACATCCATTTCACAGAAGGGCATGGGCTACTGCAGAACCTGAATTTCTCAACGGTCAGGTGTCTCAAAATATTTGGCTTCCATGAACTTGGAACAGAGTGGCTCAGGTGCAAAATGAAGAACATGGACCAACTGGATGAGCTAGTTATAGAGGATTGTCCTAAGCTGGTGTCGATTTCAGATGTGTTGAAACATCATTCATTTCCCAAACTTCGAATTATGCACATTGCTTGCTTATCCACTTACAGAGTTCATACTAGCCAATGGAGAAGGTCGCTCACATGCTCATTGGTCATGAACTCCTTCAGGATGGGCAACCAACTCAGTGGGTTGGTAAACTTGAGTGGCAGGTTGGATGCCTTAATCATCAATTTGTTGCCTGGTCTTGACTCACTGCCAGATTGGATACAACAACTTCATCAACTGGAGTACTTGGTAATCGAGGATTCTGAAGATCTTACTCATTTACCAAACTGGTTGAGCAAATTATCCAAACTCAAACGCTTTCGGCTGACTCGTCTGCCAGAGCTAAGCAGTCTACCCGATGCAGTGGGAAGCCTCTGCCAACTTGAAGGGCTTTACATCCATTCATGTCCGAAACTGAATTTCCTGCCAAATGGGGTTCAGCATCTCTCAAGGCTTCATTATCTGTATATCTCTGAGTGCGATGCTCTAGTTGAGTGCTGCCAAAAGGAAGATAGGCACAAAATCTCCCATATTCCTGATTTATTTCTTGTGTAAACAGGTAACAAATGTCTGATCTCATCATAGATCGCCAAGCAACTGAAGAGATTGCTTTGCCGCAAATACAATCTGTGTTTCCCAGTGTTctattttatctttgttttttggtCACGTTGAAATTTTTGgacaaatttttgcaaattctTCTATGTTACTATGTTCCTTGTCACTGTCGGCCATGTGGCTGCAAAAGTACAGATCgtttcatatctgatttaatATACTACCTGTAATTTCGTACTCACATGTTCACCAAACTGGCTTTGTTAAGTGTTGCTCATCTAAATTGATCAGACGATAAGACCAAGTTATGAACTTGCTTGAATTCGGACGAAAACAGATAGAAGTCTTGTTAGCCATCTGGATAGCTTTCTGTCACTGCTTTGGCTCATGCCCGACCAATATGGCACAAcagattcaaattggatctggatttatATTCCAGTCTGCAGTTTAGGTTGTAGGCCTTCAAATTTTGGTCTAACTAGATGATCACGAATCCGGCCAACTCATAAAGGCCACCTATTTGATCGGACATACTCGGACACGAACTACCCCTTTTACCTTGGTAAGTGGTTGAAAATTACAAGCTCTCCATCTTGGTCTCAATATATTATAGTTACTGCGTCGATAAATTTCACAAGATTAAACATATGGGTGATGACGTGATTGAATTTGAGAAATCCATCTTTGCGGGTGCCCTGATAACTTATGCTTGCAGGTTTAAGCCGTGTTTGATTGCTAGATAAAGCTTTTATCATAAATTGTAGATTTcacagacttttttttttttaatttatgtcagacaaaacaattttttttctaaatatgcCAGAGGGGACCGTGCCCAACCAAATCCAGTTGAAGATCTTCTTTATGCTGATTAGCAGACCTAGCAAGCTGGTAGGTCATGAATACGAGCCGAAAATCCCCAGAAAACGGGTTGTCATATAATAATGCAAATACTTTGTTTTAAAAAAGGTTGGAGATCAAGAAATAATAATGGATAGCGTTTgtatttaaataataatatctGAAAAGAGAACTGATAAATTGGTGACATTCCGaacaaaataacatgaaaatagTTTCTGTACTGCCTGTATTACTGATGAGCAAGctgcattttatttatattgcaAGCCAAACAACTCTGCGAGTTCTCAAGATTAGGTGAGGTCTACAAATTGATGAAATATATAGTAATACATGTTACAGTAGACTCGCCCTTGCCTCCGTTTACTTTATTAGTTATACCCAATGCTATTTATGCGTAGACGATCTGCTGTTGTATTATTATTGAGCGTCGGTGGATTGATATTAATATCATACTTGGTAATTACCTTCGAGAGATTAAGTGAACTTTGCCCTTGATGTCGCTTAAGCAATGGCTTGATTGGTTATATGTGCCAAAGTTCATATTACTCAACTCTATTAGTTAGTGAATAGTGTGCAAGCAGGAATCAACACAGGCATGCATTAGCAAACATGTATGACTGTTATAATATCATGGTTTTTCACCGCACTAATGACCTAaaattgcttttccttttccataGCGATATTTTAgatattatcttttattttatgcatatataatagATTAgctatataaaataaaaagtagtATCTAAAATCTCTCAATGAAAAAGAACTACTTTATTTTAAAAGAAAGTCAGTCAAGGAGTGTGACCAAACATTGAACATGACAGATGCGATGAATGGCACAATAAGAATCAACTTGTGGTTCTTAATAAAAGTGACATTGGTTGCCTCTTCCAATTCAAACCACTTGTCAATAATGAATCGCCATTGCCTGTTCCAAAACTAGTTCACATGTAAAGCTACGTAAGAACATATAATCGCTGCAGAAAACAAATGCTTATAATCATATTATATATGGCCGAACCAATCTCTGAGGAACAAAAGCATGAAAGTTTGCGGCAAATTCAGTCTGTCTTTTCCAGtgttttgtttcatcttttctttttttctatcatGCTCAAATTTTTGGACATACTATGTTCCTTTTTCATTGTATACCATGTGGTTGCAAAAGTATCGACCGTTTCATATGTGATTTCAAATAATACCTGTAATTTTGCACTCGCATGTTCACCAAACTGGGTTTGTTAAGAGTTTGTTCATCTAAATCGATCAGACCAGTAAGACAAGTTATCAACTTGCATGAATTCAGATGTAAACAGAGAAGTCTGGTTACTTTGGCATCTGGGTGGCTTTCTTTTACTGCTCTGGTTCAGTGCTACCAatattggatctggatttagATTTCAGCCTGCTGATTAGGTTGTAGGCCTTCAATTTTGGATCTAACTAGATGATCGCGAATCAGGCCGACTCATGAAGGCCACCTGATACGGACATACTCGGACATAAACCACCCCTTTTACCTTAGTAAAGTGGTGCAAAATTGAAGGCTCTCCATCTTGATGTCAATATATTATAATCACCGTATTGATAATTTTCACAAGTTTAGATGTATGGCCATGTTGTTAGGCAACACATAAGGGTCATGACGTGATTGAATTTGAGACACAAATCCAGCTTCGCTGGTGCCCTGAGTACATATGCTTGCAagttaagttgtgtttgattgctAGATAAAACTTCTACCACATATTGTAGGCCTCATGagttatttttcctatttttatcaaataaagcaaaattttttctaaatatgcCAGAGGGGACTGTGCCCAACCAAGTCCAGTTGAAGATCTTATCTACGCTGGCCAGCAGGTAGGTCATATAATAATGCAAatactttattttaaaaaggtTGGTGATAAGGAAGCATGTATTACCTGTGCGGCTGCACCTCAGGTAGATGTACAAGGACATTGGCTCACAAAGACTAGttgaaattaaagaaagtagagagcaagagagaaaagaagagctGAAAGGAGAAAACACgaaattaacgtggttcggttctTGAGAACCTACGTCCACGATCAGAGAATCAAAAGCCTTCCttccttgtttcttttgtttcttacacAATACAATTTCTATGTACAACGACATGTACAAGGACATTGGCTCACAAAGACTAGttgaaattaaagaaagtagagagcaagagagaaaagaagagctGAAAGGAGAAAACACgaaattaacgtggttcggttctTGAGAACCTACGTCCATGATCAGAGAATCAAAAGCCTTCCttccttgtttcttttgtttcttacacAATACAATTTCTATGTACAACGACATGTACAAGGACATTGGCTCACAAAGTCTAGttgaaattaaagaaagtagagggcaagagagaaaagaagagctGAAAGGAGAAAACACgaaattaacgtggttcggtttTTGAGAACCTACGTCCACGATCAGAGAATCAAAAGCCTTCAttccttgtttcttttgtttcttacacAATACAATTTCTATGTACAACGACACTTTATGTACAGCAGCAAGAAGCTACTGAAATCTCCCTGTAACCGGCGAGAGATTTTTGGGCATAATCGTTTCAGCTTGAGAATCGTGAGCCAAATCACCATCTTtatgatatttctttttctcttttcttcttatctcCTCATCAATAttactttccttttctccttgcaTTTCATTGTGAGAAGCGTGGATCAGATTGGGAACATTCTGGCTGGCGCAGGATAACTGACGCTTTTCATTAAAGGCCATTACTAAATGTCATTGCATAGAAGATTTTCTGCTTTCGTTTTGTTCCTTGTAGCTGTCGATACCAAGGCTGGACGTTGCATTAGAGTTGGGCGTTACATTACTCGATTGACGATTTCCTTGCTGGCTTGATTGCTCAGGATTTGcatgaatgagatttgaatgTTCGTCTTTAATACGCCCCCTCAAACGAAAATGGCTGGTGACATTGAGTTTGGCTCGTAAATTTAAAAACCGATATTTCCCCAAGGCTTTGGTAAATATGTCTGCAATTTGATCAGAAGAAGTCACGTATCTAGTGATGAGATGCCCTGAAGTCGCCATTTCACgcacataatgataatcaatctgaatatgttttgaccgattgtggaaaactggatttttggctAAATAGAGAACACTGATATTGTCACAAAGAAGAACAAGTGCTTTCATAATAGGAATGCCAATATCTCTAAGGATCTGAAGGAGCCAGGTTAATTCTGCAGTTGTTGATGCCATGGAACGATATTCAGTCTCGGTGCTAGATCGAGCGACAGTAGTTTTTGCTCCTAGAAAAGTACAGTACCCTGTTGTGGATCTTCTGGTAAGATGacatccagcccaatctgcatcagaaaaAGCATATACATCAACCGTGCTTTGAGAGAGAAGATGAATTCCATAATCGGTGGTCCCTTTGATGTAACGGAGAATATGCTTGGCAATGTTGAAGTGAGCTCGGGTAGAATTCTGCATAAATTGACTGATGAAATTTACTGAAAAAGATATCTCTGGCCGAGTGATTGTTAGGTACTATAATGATCCAACTATCGAACGATAAAATGTGGGATCTGGGTATGATAAAGTGTCCAGAAGACCTAACTTAGTTGCCATAGGAGTGTTCATtggtttgcaatcaagcatttgTGCTCGTTCCAAAATGTCTCGAGCATATTTTGCTTGATTGAGGAAGAGACCATCGCCAGTGTGCAaaacttcaatcccaagaaaatagcTTAGTTGCCCCATATCTTTCACAGGAAATTCAACTTGAAGTTTAGAGAGAAAATTCTGAATTAAGCTGGAAGAGCTACCTGTAAGTACCATATCGTCAACATAAATTAAGAGAATAAGACAATTGTTATTCTCATGAAACGTGAACATCGATGGGTCTGAATAGCAGCTTCGAAATCTATTGATGAAGAGGAAATCACTTAGCCGTTGAAACCATGCTCTCGAGGCTTGCTTCAGTCCATATAAAGCCTTTTTAAGACGACAAACGTGATGCAGAAGAAGAGGATcttcaaaccctggtggttgagatatatatactttttcatCAAGCAATCCATGTaggaagacatttttaacatctactTGTTTGATGCTCCAATTGAAAATGGTTGCAATAGAAAGAACGAGCCTTACAGTAGTCGGTCGAATGACGGGAGAGAGAGTCTCTTGATAATCGATTCCTTCAACATGAGTGAAACCCCAGGCAACCAAGCGTGCCTTTAGCCGATCAAGGCTTCCATCAGCtttgagtttggatttgaaaacccatttagATCCAACGACATTCATATTGAGTTCTCTTGGAACTAATTCTCATGTATTATTGGATCTCAGTGCTATCGTTTCGTCTTCCATCGCCGCTCTCCACCCATCATGTTGAAGAGCATGTTGGATTCTTTTGGGCTCTTTTGGAATGCTAGAATAAGTGATATGAACATTGGCATATTTGGGATTGAGTTTGTGAATGCCTGTCATAGCTCTGGTGGTCATGGTTCTGTTTTGCGAAGATGTTGCTCGAGTCATAGACCTTGTAACTATGGCTCGAGTTTCCATGGAGCTTGATGGAAGATTCGTAATTTGGGGTAATTTGGGGTGTTTCTGAATGATGGAGGCTAGATGAAGCTGATGGCATCAGATCAGGTGGATCGGCTGAATCATCATTTGTAGGTAAGGGGCTGACATTGGTCGCGTCGTGAACATAGACATTTAGACACGGGTCTAGTGCAGGGCTGCCATAAGGTGTGAGATCGTCAGATTCTAACAGAGTTCCAGCACTTGAGCTTTCAACGTCGTCAAAAGACGTAAAATCACTTCCCATGACATCCTTGTAGAGGGAAGATGGATTTTTGAAAGGGAGTGAACTTTCATCAAAGACGACATACCTTGATATATATAGACGTCTGGAATTTGGTTCGAAACATTTGTAACCCTTATGAAAGGTGCTATAGCCGATAAAAACACATGGAACATATTTAGGATCAAATTTGTTCCTTGCATATCCTCGTAAATAAGGGAAACATCTACTCCCAAAAATGCGCATGCTGGAATAATCAAGGATCTTGTTAAACAAGATGGCAAAAGGCGACTGCATACTCAAAGTGGCGGAAGGCAGCCTGTTCATTAGGAAAACCGCAGCTTAAAAGGTGTCAGTCCAAAAACGTGCTGGAGCATTAGAATGAAAAAGTAATGTTAGACCTAATTTAGTGATAGAGTGATGCTTGCGCTCTGCCTTGCCATTTTGTTCAGGTGTCTTGGGGCATGAATATTGTCATTTAATTCCAAGAGCATCAAGGTAGGCTGTGAAATGAGAGCTAGTATATTCGCCGGCTCCAtcactttggaaaatttttattttcctgtcAAACTGACACTCaaccattttgtgaaaatgaacaaaagcatCAAAGAAATCAGATTTGTGCCTTAAGAGGATAAAGCCATGTAAAACGACTAttatcatcaacaaatatagcATAGAAGCGATATTGTTCTCGAGATAGAACGGGTGCCGGCCCCCATAGATCACTGTGAATTTTTTCTAATGGTAAAGAACTAATATCATCTCTCTCAATAAATGGCAATTTGCAAGATTTTTCCATTTGGCAACTAGCACAAATCGAAAATGAACCATTAGGcaaaacatcaatatatttatgattcttcaaaaaataGAGAACACTAGATTGAGGATGTCCCAATCGAGCGTGCCAAGATTCTTCCGTCGCCCGTCGAAAAcatgatgaaaagaaagcttTATGGCTGCCACTGTTGTTAACTTCATAGAGTCCGCCTTGTTCAGTTCCCGTTGCCACTATTCTGCCCGTCCTCTTGTCCTTCAAGATGCACCGACCAAAGGtgaattcaaaattatatgGAAAATCGTTAGTCAATTTACTAACGAAAATAAGATCTTTAGTGAGACGAGGAACATAGAGAACATCCTTAAGGGAAAGATTTGGAGAAATATCAGCTTATCCAACATGTGTGATTGGGATACGCTGCCCGTTCCCAACGATAACAATATCAGAACCATAATAAGGATAGATGTTCTTAAGTTTACCTGCATCCCCTATCATATGGGCTGTAGCTCCAGTATCAACCAACCATCCAGAATCTTGTGGATCACCTATAGTAAGGGCTGCAAGGGCATGAATGGCATCGTCCGCTTGGAAAGAGTGATTAAATCAATTGTAGCATCTCATGGCTGAATGGTTCTTCTTGTTACAAATTTGACAAACAATATCTTTGGATGAATTGAAAGAGATGGCTGATCCATCGATTTTTGCTTGAGGTGGTTTAGTGTTGTAACCTGTTTGAGACAGATTCGGATTGTAACCTCCTCCATGTCCATCTCTGTTATGCCGTCCTCGTCCTCGAGAGATTTGGTAAGTGCCCTGGGATCGATTTGGATTGTCACCTTGCGCATAGAAGGCAACTTAGGGCGAGGTgtcataattaaaaaatttttttcttacttCCAAACTTTGTAACAAAGATATCAATTCTTTGTAAGAAGGAACGGGTGGCTTGAGCATGGCCATAACGAAAGGCTCGTAGCCTTTTCCCAGTCCTTGGAGAAGCCAGAAGGCCTTTTCTTTGTCTCCAACAGATTTTCCTATGGCAGCCAAGTCATCACATATAGCTTTGAACTTGGTGACATAGACTTTAAGAGCGTCGTTACCCTTTTTACAAGTCGTAAGCATATGAGTAAGATGAAATCCTCGTTCTTGAGATTCTTGGGCAAAGACATCAACAAGAGTGGACCAAATGTCTTGAGAAGAATTTAATCCAACAACTAAAACAAGGACGTTTTCAGACAACGTACCAGTGATTCATCCTTTAATAAGACGGTCGGAG
This genomic interval carries:
- the LOC116260635 gene encoding putative disease resistance protein RGA4 translates to MVPESITKIYDLQTLDLTNSDVQRVPDRISSLGALRHLDIRGTFLLKYLPKGIGKLTCLRTLNKFVVGSNLGDGRGSKLWELHDLNSLRGHLTIEHLERVDNIEEAKQTQLSRKENLRSLMLFSENTSSREKVEPLYEELQPPEGLIELSIICYAGVNFPTWMSSKIYYCLEEITFCDCKFLESLPSLGHLPNLLRLEISGAERVKDFDVTSNHVGGTAVFPKLEKLKLIDMLNLEEFLFDAGIETMPCLRWLKVSFCPKLRVLPFFPALEELSIRGVEEWKGWAIKKDVEMPCLKRMDIDGRPRSNLKCLPNCPSLEDMTISHCHQLAELPHSRFVERLSIQNCYRACSMLDSTFKMEKLKHLEIINSPNLAPLLGGIQDMKELKSLVVCGMSKLQQLLNKSPLDLHKLESVRIEDCRQLVSLPHGLRLNRLKKLTLKDLPQLTSLPSMLLDNMKALEVLELGPNIHFTEGHGLLQNLNFSTVRCLKIFGFHELGTEWLRCKMKNMDQLDELVIEDCPKLVSISDVLKHHSFPKLRIMHIACLSTYRVHTSQWRRSLTCSLVMNSFRMGNQLSGLVNLSGRLDALIINLLPGLDSLPDWIQQLHQLEYLVIEDSEDLTHLPNWLSKLSKLKRFRLTRLPELSSLPDAVGSLCQLEGLYIHSCPKLNFLPNGVQHLSRLHYLYISECDALVECCQKEDRHKISHIPDLFLV